A stretch of the Pelodiscus sinensis isolate JC-2024 chromosome 8, ASM4963464v1, whole genome shotgun sequence genome encodes the following:
- the LOC102455962 gene encoding interferon-induced protein with tetratricopeptide repeats 5, protein MSNISKNSLKTVLLQLECHFTWTLLKDDVDLDDLEETICAQIEFLITKSKITNYNLLSYVKHMKGNSKEALESLQKAEEEVQTTYGDEVDRKSLVTWGNYAWVYYHMNQFQEAQSYIDKVESSCKKLSSASRYKIQLPEIYCEQGWALLKFGGKYYERAKKCFEKALEEEPNHPEFNCGYAIAVYRLEDFFAKGSSGEDSSLEPLRRAVSLNPNDTFVMALLALKLQDIDQVEEGEKYIKEALQKTPNLPYLLRYAAKFYRRKGLVDKSLEYLKKALEFTPTSGFLHHQIGLCYRTQLYQMKKATKYPPKEQMEQLIRLCIFHFKMVVEQKSKFMYAHIDLAMMYAERNEYQEAEDIFQKVFKMEKLTCEEKQQLHYRYGRFQEFYKKSDSEAIKQYTKGLKIERDSHERSLCKYVLKKLIERRIQKGCADAQNFGILGFIHQLNGEKPQAIECYEKALALDPDNEEYLSALCEIRLSI, encoded by the exons ATGAG cAATATTTCCAAGAATTCTCTAAAAACTGTCTTGCTGCAACTTGAATGTCATTTTACGTGGACTTTGCTGAAGGATGATGTTGATCTTGATGATTTAGAGGAAACAATTTGTGCTCAGATTGAGTTTCTAATCACAAAATCCAAAATCACAAATTATAATCTCCTCTCTTATGTGAAACACATGAAAGGCAACAGCAAGGAAGCCCTGGAAAGTCTACAAAAAGCTGAAGAAGAAGTTCAAACAACTTATGGAGATGAGGTTGACAGGAAAAGTCTTGTTACCTGGGGGAACTATGCATGGGTCTATTACCATATGAACCAATTTCAAGAAGCTCAATCCTACATAGACAAAGTAGAAAGCAGCTGCAAAAAGTTGTCAAGTGCATCTCGTTATAAGATTCAGCTCCCTGAGATCTACTGTGAACAAGGGTGGGCACTATTAAAGTTTGGAGGAAAGTATTATGAAAGAGCAAAGAAATGCTTTGAGAAGGCACTGGAAGAAGAACCCAACCATCCAGAATTTAATTGTGGATATGCAATTGCTGTGTATCGCCTGGAAGATTTTTTTGCAAAAGGCTCTTCTGGTGAGGACTCCTCATTGGAACCTTTAAGACGTGCAGTAAGTCTGAATCCAAATGACACTTTTGTTATGGCACTGCTTGCACTGAAACTTCAGGACATAGACCAAGTTGAAGAAGGGGAAAAGTATATCAAAGAGGCAttgcaaaaaaccccaaatcttCCCTATTTATTGCGATATGCTGCAAAGTTTTACAGAAGAAAGGGACTAGTGGATAAATCTCTGGAGTATTTGAAAAAGGCATTGGAATTTACACCAACCTCTGGTTTCCTACATCATCAGATAGGTCTTTGCTACAGAACACAATTGTACCAAATGAAAAAGGCTACAAAATATCCACCTAAAGAACAGATGGAGCAATTGATTCGATtatgcatttttcattttaaaatggtaGTGGAACAAAAATCTAAGTTTATGTATGCCCATATTGACCTTGCAATGATGTATGCAGAAAGAAATGAGTATCAAGAAGCGGAAGACATCTTTCAGAAAGTATTTAAGATGGAGAAACTTACTTGTGAAGAGAAGCAACAACTCCACTACCGCTATGGACGCTTCCAAGAATTTTACAAAAAATCTGACTCTGAGGCCATTAAACAATATACAAAAGGACTGAAAATTGAGAGAGACTCTCATGAAAGAAGCCTATGTAAATATGTTTTGAAAAAATTAATAGAACGGAGAATTCAGAAAGGCTGCGCAGATGCTCAGAATTTTGGTATTCTTGGATTCATTCACCAGCTGAATGGGGAGAAGCCTCAAGCAATTGAGTGTTATGAGAAAGCCCTGGCATTGGATCCTGATAATGAAGAATACTTGAGCGCTCTCTGTGAGATACGACTTTCCATCTAA